Proteins co-encoded in one Astyanax mexicanus isolate ESR-SI-001 chromosome 1, AstMex3_surface, whole genome shotgun sequence genomic window:
- the LOC103024580 gene encoding uncharacterized protein LOC103024580 isoform X2 translates to MDGSDDGSGSEPDSFGCRSGNRAGEGGEWQVVRSKKSRRLSEDRDSSGSEVRGETVKRRKDEYLILIQFESESAGVLNPVRLTSEIKSALGDVAGAKVLRGGGGNAPSVGLPSAINLKEEEEEERRRKLRCYRLNVARFKLLNSGEAECV, encoded by the exons ATGGACGGAAGTGATGACGGATCTGGCAGTGAGCCAGACTCGTTTGGTTGTAGGAGCGGGAATAGGGCCGGTGAGGGAGGAGAATGGCAGGTTGTGCGGTCTAAGAAGAGCAGACGTTTGTCTGAGGATAGAGATTCTAGCGGCAGTGAAGTGCGTGGAGAGACTGTGAAGCGTCGTAAGGATGAATACCTCATTTTGATCCAGTTTgaatctgaatctgctggtgtgcTGAATCCGGTCAGGTTGACATCTGAAATCAAATCAGCTCTAGGGGATGTGGCCGGAGCTAAGGTGTTGAGAGGAG gtggcggtaatgcaccTTCAGTTGGTCTGCCATCCGCCATAaacctgaaagaagaagaagaagaagaaagaaggcggaaactgcggtgctaccggttaaacgtagcgcgatttaaacttctgaacagcggtgaagctgaatgtgtataa
- the LOC103024580 gene encoding uncharacterized protein LOC103024580 isoform X1 translates to MDGSDDGSGSEPDSFGCRSGNRAGEGGEWQVVRSKKSRRLSEDRDSSGSEVRGETVKRRKDEYLILIQFESESAGVLNPVRLTSEIKSALGDVAGAKVLRGVGGGNAPSVGLPSAINLKEEEEEERRRKLRCYRLNVARFKLLNSGEAECV, encoded by the exons ATGGACGGAAGTGATGACGGATCTGGCAGTGAGCCAGACTCGTTTGGTTGTAGGAGCGGGAATAGGGCCGGTGAGGGAGGAGAATGGCAGGTTGTGCGGTCTAAGAAGAGCAGACGTTTGTCTGAGGATAGAGATTCTAGCGGCAGTGAAGTGCGTGGAGAGACTGTGAAGCGTCGTAAGGATGAATACCTCATTTTGATCCAGTTTgaatctgaatctgctggtgtgcTGAATCCGGTCAGGTTGACATCTGAAATCAAATCAGCTCTAGGGGATGTGGCCGGAGCTAAGGTGTTGAGAGGAG taggtggcggtaatgcaccTTCAGTTGGTCTGCCATCCGCCATAaacctgaaagaagaagaagaagaagaaagaaggcggaaactgcggtgctaccggttaaacgtagcgcgatttaaacttctgaacagcggtgaagctgaatgtgtataa